Genomic segment of Chitinophaga varians:
GTCCGTGGGCATGTTGATAAGTTTTCCTTTCCAGGGGTATGCCCTTTTCTCCATTATTTTTTCCACGTTGTTTATCATCTGTTGCTGGGTTTTTGAAGTGATTTTTATCCGTGACCTGCTGAAAGCCGGCACAGAACGGTCCGTCACCCTGTTGGCCGTCGGTTCACTGGTATCGCTGGCCTTATCTGCCGCAGGCCCTTTTTACCTGGCTTATATGATGGCCCACCATCAGCGGGACACTGTCCTGTACCACGATGCCGTATATACGTACCTGCACCTGCAATACAATGGATTTTTCACACTGGCGGTTTTTGCCCTCTTTTGTCATCACCTCGGACCGGCGACAGCGGAAAAAATCCGTTATCGTTTTGCGGTGGTATTATGTGCCGCCGTTCTGCCTGCGATGTTTCTCTCTTATCTCTGGCATCAGCCACCGGTGGGCATCCGGATCGCGGCCGGTGTTGGCAGCGCCCTGCTGTTGATCGTACTGGCGCGTTTTGCGGAGCTGGCGCGCTCCGTAAAAGGAGAGCTGTATAGCGTCAATCCCCTGGCACGCCGTATCGGGGCGCTGGCCCTGATTGCCTTTGCGCTGAAAACCTTTGCGCAACTGCTGACCATTTTCCCGGCCATCGGCGATGCCGTCTGTACCAACCGCCCGGTGATCATCATGTACCTGCACCTGGTGATGCTCGGCTTCGTGACGCTGTATATTTTTGCCCAACTGCTGTACGCGGGTTATTTTACGACTATGAAGGTACTGGCCGGACTGGGGATGATCTTGTTTATTATCGCCCTGGTTTTTAATGAGGTGCTGTTATTCATGCAGGGGATGCCCGGCATATTTAAATTGCCACAGGAGGTGTATCTGTGGGGGCTGTGGCTGTCGGCTGCCGGGTTGCTGGCGGGAACGGGCATGGTGGCGCTGGCGGCGACGCGGTATTTCTTTAAAAGAGCGTAAAGTATTTTCATCCCGGTTATTTATTAATATAAACTACGTTTCACTCCTGAGGGAGCAGTTCGATTATAACCTGATGCTGAAATTGGACAGTTCAAAGAAAATAACGGCGCAAAAAATGGTTTACTCGAAGGAAAAGACAGAGCTCCGGAATGCGCTGGATTCGCTGGCGAATTGGTAGTGTGTTTTTTCCCTCCCATAACGTAAATTCGCCATGTCCATTTAACCATTTCCTGCCGAATGCGGAAGCCGGCTGCGATGAGACGCTTTTAACAACGACCCGCTTATCATGAACGAACTGGCAGCTCAACCTATTACATGGTGGAAATCTTTCCTGGAAGGGGATAAAGACGCTTTGTCCGCCCTCTACCGGCATTATTTCCCGGTGCTGTATGAGTATGGGGTACGGTTGCACGACCAGGAGGAGCTGGTAAAAGACTGTATCCAGGACCTGTTCGTGAAACTCTGGACAAACCGCAGCACTTTGCAGGAAGCGCGCGACCCGCGTCTGTATCTGTTGATAGCCCTGCGGGGCGGTATTTACAATAAGCTGAAGCCGGCAGGTGTCCGCAAAGTGATTCCTTACGAAGCGCACCACGATTTCCGGCTGACATTCTCCGCCGAATCGGCTTATGTGAAAAAAGAGGCGGCAGGGTTGCAATCGAAGCAGCTGCTGGAGGCACTGGAGAAACTGAGCGCCCGTCAGAAGGAGATCATTTACCTGCGCTTCTATGAAGAAATGGAATACGAAGACATTTCCGCTGTCATGGGAATCACTGTCAAAGCGGCCTATAAACTGTATGCCCGTGCCATTGAAGCGCTGCGGGGCATATTGAACATATCCGTGTCTGCCCTGCTGGTGTTGCTGGCGCAGCATAAAGCCTGATCATTTCTCTACCACCTAAAAAAAATAAAAAAACTTTCAAAAGCGTGGGGTGTTTTCAACCGTTGTGGCTGTCCTATATGCCTGGTATGTCAAAAAATTAAAAGAGAAAGGTATTGGACTATCATCAATTTGATAAAAACGACTTCCTGGAAGATGCTTCCCTGCTCGCTTATGTGAAGGGCGATGACCCGGTCGCCGTGCGCTTTTGGGACGATTGGACACAGCAGCGGCCACCCAATATCGGGGAGTTCAGGAAAGCGGTGTTCCTGTTGCGCCACCTGTTGTCTGCCGAAAGGGTGAATGCCCGGCCGGGAACGGAGCAGGAGGTATGGGAGCGTATTTCACAGGTGATAGACACCGCAGCGACCACGCCGGCGCGCCGTATCGGGCTGCGCAGATGGGTGGCTGCTGCCGCTGTATGCCTGCTGCTGGCGGGTGCTGGCATAGGCTACTACTTCTACCGTTATAACGCCACGCAAACGGTGTACGCCGCCTACGGAACAAAAAAACAGATCATCCTGGAAGACGCCTCCGTGGTGACGCTCAATGGCAATTCCAGCCTGCGGTATGCCCTGCACTGGCGTAAAAACAGCCCGCGTGAGGTATGGCTCGATGGAGAGGCCTACTTTGAGGTACAGCATCTGAAGAAAGACAATCTTCCGCTGAAAGCCGGCGAACGTTTCCTGGTACACATCGGACAGGTGGACGTTGAAGTGCTGGGGACCACTTTTAATGTAAAGGACCGCCGCGGTATTACGACCGTGTTCCTGAAAAACGGAACGGTCAAAGTGGGGGCCAACAAGGCGGAAGGCCTGGTGATGCAACCAGGGGAGGAAACGGAATACCACCAGCAGGAGCGCCTGCTCATTAAACATCCCGGTGACGCGGACGCAGCGGCGGCCTGGATGGACAATAAAATGGTTTTGCATAATACGGCCGTCAAAGAGATCGTCCAGGCACTGGAAGATGCCTACGGGTATAAGGTGGTGCTGACGGACACGGCTGTCGCCAACCGGAAAATCAATGGTGTCCTGCCGTTAAAGAATACTGAAACATTATTGTATATATTGTCCAATATGCTGGATGTAGAGATAGACATCCATAAAGAAGACAGTACGCTGCTGTTCAGGCCCGGAAAATAGTATTGTAGAAAAAACGTTAACCATTCCCTTTCGATGAGAAAAATGCTACTTGTTTGTAGTTTCCTGCTGTTGCTGTCTCTGGTCACGTGGTCTGCCGCGGCGCAAAAAAAGATGTCGCTGATCGAGGCGCTGGACAAGGTTTCGGCTGCTCTTGGCACCCGTTTCGTATATGAAGCGTCCCTGCTGGCCAACAAAACTACGACCGTTGATCTTTCTGACCTGAAAAACAAACCGGTGGAAGAGGTGTTGAAAGCCATCCTCTATCCCCATGACCTGTTGTTTTTGTATGTAGATAAAAACCACTATACCATTGTGGCGCGGAAAAATAAACACTCCGGTAATATAGCGCAGTTGCAGCCTGAAGACGATGTCTCTCTGCCCGGTGACTCCATGCGGCAGATACGGGGCAAGGTACTGAGCAACTACAACGAACCACTGGCCGGTGTTACACTCAGGGCCGGCCGTTATGCGGCGGCCACTAACAATGAAGGCGACTTTACGCTCCGTGTAGGCAGTACGGAAACAGCCCTGGATGCCACTGCCATCGGCTGGCAACCCGTGCATGTTGACATCTCCCCGAAAAATGGCGCCTGGTACTCTATCACCATGCAGGCCTCTACCAGCCTGCTGAAAGAAATCGCCATTGTGTCTACCGGCTATCAGAAAATTGAAAAATCACAACTGTCCGGAGCAGCCACCGCCATGTCTGCAAAGGATTATGACCAACGTACAGCCGTTACCGGTAACTTCCTGGAAAGTCTGGAAGGGAAAGTGCCGGGACTGGTGTACAACAGCATATCCCGCGAACTGTCTATCCGTGGCGTATCTACCTTTGATGCGGTAAAACGCCCGTTGATAGTGGTCGACGGATTTCCGACCGAAATAGATATCACTACCATCAACCCGAACGACATCATATCGGTGTCGGTGCTGCGTGATGCCGCCGCCGCGGCTATCTACGGTGTACAGGCATCCAACGGCGTCATTGTTATTGAAACCAGGAGGGGCAAAAGCGGCAAACCGGTTTTTAGCCTGCGTGCAACCTATGCCATGCAGGCTAAACCGGATTTTGGTTACCTGCACTATGCAGGCTCACAGGAGTATGCTCAGCTGATGAAAGACCGGGTAAACCTCGATGGTTATTCCCGCCGGCAGGTCCGAGCAGGCGCACCGATTGATCCGGTGTATGAATTGCTTTTTCAGGTAAAGGAAGGCACGCTGACAGCCGAAGAGGCTGACCGCCGGATTGCCGGTATCACCGGCTACAATAACATGGCAGACTATAAACGCCTCTTTTACCAGACAAGGTATGCCCGGCAGGTTGACTTTGACGTGAGTGGCGGTAACGAAAAAAGTACCTATCTCCTGGGCATTAACTATGTGGGGGAAACGCCTGTGGAAAGACGTGCTGACAACCAGCGTTTTGTCCTGAATTTCGCCAATACGTACAAGTTTACCGACCGATTCTCATTCGATTTTCGCGCGGTGTATAACAATAGCGCCAACAAAAGCGGTAACACAGTACCCTATACGGACGTATTACCGCATCAGCGTTTTACCGATGAACAGGGAAATCCTGTCGCTTCAGTTTATGGGCCCCAGCGAGAAGCTTTTTTTTCCCGGAGCGTAGCGCAAAACGAGAAAATAAAAGCTTACGGCCTCTACGATCAGCTGTATTATCCTTATGGAGAATTGTTTGCCACTACCAACAAAATCAACCTGTCGGCCATACGCCTGCAGGGCCGGCTCAATACAGTGTTAACCAAATGGCTTTCGCTGGACCTGGGTGGGGCTTATGAAAATCAGCTGACAACTTCCAGCGTATTAAAGACAGATAATGCTTATGTTGTCCGTAAACTGATCAACACCAGGGCAAGGAAAGAGCCTGTCACCGGAAAGCCGCTGTATATTGATATTCCGGATGGGGATATCTATACACTGGACCACATAAGAGGTGTCTCCTATACGGTCCGTGGCCAGTTAAATGTGAACAGGGACTTTGATGGCGGTAAACATAATATCTCGGCCATCGCCGGTATAGAGCAACGGAAACGGACAGAGTCCGGCGTAAAAAGCTCCTACTTTGGATATGATGGACAGTCGCTGCTCAGTAAACCTGTCAACATACAATCGCTAACAGGAAATAAGGCCCCGGAATTCAGTGAAACCGGCACGATGGCATCTACTTTTTTCCCGGAAGATTTTTTCGGGGAAACCAGCCTCGACAGAAGGTTTATGTCGTACTACGCACAGGCAACCTATATCTACCATCATAAATACATCGCCACGGGCAGTTTCCGTATAGATCAATCCAATCTCTTCGGTGCTGATCCTGCCTATAAAAACAAACCGTTATGGTCGGCCGGCGTCAGCTGGCGCATACATGAGGAGAATTTCATGCAGCCGGTTTCCTGGCTTAATCATCTTCAGCTACGTATGGCCACCGGGTTTAATGGTAACGTGCCTTCCAGTATCAGTGGCCCTTTTTTGTTGCTGGGTGCCGGGATCAACGCAGTGCCGGCTGTGGCAGTGCCGCAGTATCTTGTATTGTCGCCGGAAAATCAGTCCATCCGTTGGGAAACAACCCGCAATTTCAACCTGGGGATTGACTATGCATTGTTTGATAACCGTATCTCCGGCTCGGTGGACATCTACAATAAAAGTACGAAGGATGTTTTTGGCGAAATGTCTGCCGATCCTACCACCGGCTTTAATTCATATCGTGCCAATACAGCGTCAATCCGCAACAGCGGTCTGGAACTGATGGTGAACAGTATTAACATAAAAGGCCGGCATTTCAACTGGCAAACACAACTCACCGCCTCTTTTAATCATAACAAAGTATTAAAGGTAATGGCCGCTGAAAGTGAGGCTTCTGTCGATCTGATAGCAGGAACGCAGCTAAGGGAAGGGTATCCTGTTAATCCCCTGTTCAGCTACCATTATGGGGGGCTTAATGAACTGGGCCAGCCATTTGTGTATAACCGCTTCAATGAGAAAAAAGTCATGAACAGGTTAGACGATAACATCGTAGATGTAAGCTTTGAAGATCTGGTTTTTAATGGTACCGCCACACCCAAGTACGCGGTGGGGCTGAACAACCAATTTTCACTGGGCAGCTTTGATCTCTCTTTTCTTTTCATGTACTACGGAGGCCATGTGATGAGAATACAACCCCCTTCTTCCTATGACGTTACTACCACCTACCGTTATCCATTGCAGGGAGCGGCCAACTACTGGAGAAAGCCCGGTGATGAAACGCATACCGATATACCCGGCTTCCCGAAATACAATCAGCCTGGCGAATTTAACTACACAGCCATCTATGGTTATACCTATGCTCACAAATTCGTCCGGAAGGCCGACTATGTCCGGCTTCGCGATCTGATACTGACCTATAACGTCAAATCGGCTTTCCTGCAGCGGAATGGATTGAACCGCACTCAGCTCCGGTTACAGGCGCAGAATATGTTTCGTTATACCTTCAGCGGAAATGATATCGACCCTGAAGCCATAGACCGGGTGACGGGCGTCCGCAGCCTGCCGGTGGAACCATTTTATAGTTTTTCTTTTTACACTAACTTCTAATACTGTTGATGATGAAGAAAATTTGGACCCTCGCACTGATAACAGTATGCATCTCCTGCAATAAGTTCCTGGAAGTAAAACCCAAAGGGGTCATCATCCCGGAAAAACTGAAAGACTTTGAAGGACTGCTGAATTCACAAACCATGATATTCAGTTTTCCGGAGGCGCTTTTATATAGTACAGACGACTATTATGGTGTATACAACGAGCAGGAAAAAAATATGCAGGCAAATTGCTATTACTGGCGATCAGATATTGATGCCAACGACCAGATCAGCCCGGCCATATGGGGGAGCGGTTATGAAATTATTTACCGGGCCAATGTCATCATCAACAACGTGATGAAGGCCACCGAAAGCAATGAACAGCAGCGCCGGCAAATATTGGGAGAAGGAATGGCTGCAAGGGCAGAAGCCTATTTTACCATGCTCACCGCTTTTGCCAAAGCCTACAATCCGGTCACCGCTAAAAATGATCCCGGCCTGCCG
This window contains:
- a CDS encoding RNA polymerase sigma factor, with protein sequence MNELAAQPITWWKSFLEGDKDALSALYRHYFPVLYEYGVRLHDQEELVKDCIQDLFVKLWTNRSTLQEARDPRLYLLIALRGGIYNKLKPAGVRKVIPYEAHHDFRLTFSAESAYVKKEAAGLQSKQLLEALEKLSARQKEIIYLRFYEEMEYEDISAVMGITVKAAYKLYARAIEALRGILNISVSALLVLLAQHKA
- a CDS encoding FecR family protein, with the protein product MDYHQFDKNDFLEDASLLAYVKGDDPVAVRFWDDWTQQRPPNIGEFRKAVFLLRHLLSAERVNARPGTEQEVWERISQVIDTAATTPARRIGLRRWVAAAAVCLLLAGAGIGYYFYRYNATQTVYAAYGTKKQIILEDASVVTLNGNSSLRYALHWRKNSPREVWLDGEAYFEVQHLKKDNLPLKAGERFLVHIGQVDVEVLGTTFNVKDRRGITTVFLKNGTVKVGANKAEGLVMQPGEETEYHQQERLLIKHPGDADAAAAWMDNKMVLHNTAVKEIVQALEDAYGYKVVLTDTAVANRKINGVLPLKNTETLLYILSNMLDVEIDIHKEDSTLLFRPGK
- a CDS encoding SusC/RagA family TonB-linked outer membrane protein, with translation MRKMLLVCSFLLLLSLVTWSAAAQKKMSLIEALDKVSAALGTRFVYEASLLANKTTTVDLSDLKNKPVEEVLKAILYPHDLLFLYVDKNHYTIVARKNKHSGNIAQLQPEDDVSLPGDSMRQIRGKVLSNYNEPLAGVTLRAGRYAAATNNEGDFTLRVGSTETALDATAIGWQPVHVDISPKNGAWYSITMQASTSLLKEIAIVSTGYQKIEKSQLSGAATAMSAKDYDQRTAVTGNFLESLEGKVPGLVYNSISRELSIRGVSTFDAVKRPLIVVDGFPTEIDITTINPNDIISVSVLRDAAAAAIYGVQASNGVIVIETRRGKSGKPVFSLRATYAMQAKPDFGYLHYAGSQEYAQLMKDRVNLDGYSRRQVRAGAPIDPVYELLFQVKEGTLTAEEADRRIAGITGYNNMADYKRLFYQTRYARQVDFDVSGGNEKSTYLLGINYVGETPVERRADNQRFVLNFANTYKFTDRFSFDFRAVYNNSANKSGNTVPYTDVLPHQRFTDEQGNPVASVYGPQREAFFSRSVAQNEKIKAYGLYDQLYYPYGELFATTNKINLSAIRLQGRLNTVLTKWLSLDLGGAYENQLTTSSVLKTDNAYVVRKLINTRARKEPVTGKPLYIDIPDGDIYTLDHIRGVSYTVRGQLNVNRDFDGGKHNISAIAGIEQRKRTESGVKSSYFGYDGQSLLSKPVNIQSLTGNKAPEFSETGTMASTFFPEDFFGETSLDRRFMSYYAQATYIYHHKYIATGSFRIDQSNLFGADPAYKNKPLWSAGVSWRIHEENFMQPVSWLNHLQLRMATGFNGNVPSSISGPFLLLGAGINAVPAVAVPQYLVLSPENQSIRWETTRNFNLGIDYALFDNRISGSVDIYNKSTKDVFGEMSADPTTGFNSYRANTASIRNSGLELMVNSINIKGRHFNWQTQLTASFNHNKVLKVMAAESEASVDLIAGTQLREGYPVNPLFSYHYGGLNELGQPFVYNRFNEKKVMNRLDDNIVDVSFEDLVFNGTATPKYAVGLNNQFSLGSFDLSFLFMYYGGHVMRIQPPSSYDVTTTYRYPLQGAANYWRKPGDETHTDIPGFPKYNQPGEFNYTAIYGYTYAHKFVRKADYVRLRDLILTYNVKSAFLQRNGLNRTQLRLQAQNMFRYTFSGNDIDPEAIDRVTGVRSLPVEPFYSFSFYTNF